The following proteins are encoded in a genomic region of Hyla sarda isolate aHylSar1 chromosome 3, aHylSar1.hap1, whole genome shotgun sequence:
- the LOC130360449 gene encoding olfactory receptor 13C9-like, translating into MDYGNQTLLKELILIGLTQNPKTRIFLSVLFLFLYMVIVLGNSFLIFTVILSPQLHTPMYYFLCNLSFIDLCLTSCTIPKQLFNMFSNTRTISVTGCLAQMSLGISIVVAEVILLAVMAYDRYIAICFPLYYTTIMRLRVCGYITVIIWLGSLYFSLSPTLIKPLVFCKGNTLDHLACEILVVIELACGDLSATKLILFIQSVFILASPLVFIVVTYICIIASLLKIHSAQGKSKAFSTCASHLTVVVIFYGTTLTAYIGQAKFTSSLKYIALNYGIVTPVLNPLIYSLRNNDVKEAFKKILIKYSDHFRKTNIGLRNKNFKNVHM; encoded by the coding sequence ATGGACTATGGTAACCAGACCTTGCTGAAGGAATTGATCTTAATTGGATTGACTCAAAATCCTAAGACAAGAATATTCCTGTCCGTTCTGTTCTTATTCTTGTATATGGTGATTGTCCTGGGAAACAGTTTCCTGATCTTCACCGTCATCCTCAGTCCCCAGTTACACACTCCTATGTATTATTTCCTCTGTAACTTGTCTTTTATTGATTTGTGCCTCACGTCCTGCACTATACCAAAACAATTGTTCAATATGTTTTCTAATACAAGGACAATTTCTGTCACTGGATGTTTGGCCCAAATGAGCCTTGGTATTAGTATAGTAGTAGCTGAGGTTATTTTACTGGCGGTGATGGCCTATGACCGGTATATTGCTATATGCTTCCCCTTATATTACACCACCATTATGAGATTGAGAGTATGTGGATACATCACTGTTATCATATGGTTGGGAAGTTTATACTTTTCTCTTAGCCCGACATTGATAAAACCTCTTGTATTCTGTAAGGGAAACACATTGGATCATCTTGCTTGCGAGATTTTGGTGGTTATAGAACTGGCTTGTGGGGATCTCTCCGCTACTAAATTAATCTTATTTATTCAGAGTGTTTTTATTCTGGCATCACCACTTGTATTCATTGTTGTGACCTATATTTGTATAATTGCCTCCCTATTAAAAATCCATTCGGCTCAGGGTAAATCTAAAGCCTTCTCCACCTGCGCCTCCCACCTCACTGTGGTTGTTATATTTTATGGGACAACTCTGACCGCGTACATAGGACAAGCAAAGTTTACTTCTAGCCTGAAATATATTGCTTTAAATTACGGGATTGTTACTCCAGTGCTAAATCCTTTGATCTACAGTCTGAGGAATAATGATGTGAAAGAAGCCTTTAAGAAAATTTTAATCAAATATTCTGACCATTTCAGGAAGACAAACATTGGACTAAGaaataaaaatttcaaaaatgtacACATGTAA